GGGCGCTCATGCCCTTGGCGCGCGCGAACTCCACGTACTCGGCCGTGAGCACCTCGATCACGGCGCTTCTGAGGGTGCGTACCAGCACCGCCGCGAGGTTCAGGCCCAGCGTCAGGGCGGGGAGGAACAGGTGGTACAGGTGGTCGCCGAAGGTCTCGCCGTAGCCGCCGATGGGAAACCAGCCCAGGCGTGCGCCCAGCAGCGTCAGCAGTTGCAGCGCCACATAGAACACCGGCAGCGACAGGCCCACCTGGAACACCGCGCGGATCACGGCGTCCACCCAGGTGTTGCGGCGCACGGCCGCCAGCACCGCCAGCGGCACCGCCATCAGCACGCCCAGCAGGGCGGCGTACACCGTCAGGAACAGCGTGATCGGCAACCGGTCGGCGATCAGTCTCAGCACCGGCACCTTCAGGTTGATGCTCTCGCCCAGGTTGCCGTGCAACACCTGGTTCACGAACAGGCCAAACTGCACGATCAGGGGTTTGTCCAGGCCCAGTTCCCGGTTGGCGCGGGCGACGATGTCCGGCGTGGCCCGGTCGCCCAGCAGGGTGCTGACCGGATCACCGGGAATCAGGTGCACCAGCAGGAACACCAGCACCATCACGGCCAGGAAGAGCGGAATGATCTGGAGCAGCCGCCGGATCACATAACTGGAGTGCATGACACCTCCTTGCAGGTCATGGAATAGAGCGCGCGCCACGCCTTGACTCAGGGGCAACGTGGCGCGCGGGACGGGGGAAGCGTCGGCTGTTACTTCTCGATCGAGGTGCGTTCGAAGATGTTGTTGCCGAGCGGAATCTGGTTGAAGCCCTTGACGCTCTTGAGGAGGGCCACCGCATACGGGGTCTCGAACAGGTAGATGGTGGGCGAGGCGGCGGTGTACAGCGTCTGGATCTGCTTGTACAGCGCGGCGCGCTTGGTCTTGTCGGTTTCCTGCTGGCTCTGCACGAACAGCTTCTCGATGGTGGGATCGCTGAAGCCGGTGTGGGCGGCCTCGGTCTCACCCTTCACCGCGTAGTAGCCGGTGATCTCGCTCGGATCGGCGATGTCGTCGGTCCACGCGCCGGTGCGCATCTGGAAGTCGTTGGCGCGGTAGCGCGCGGTCTTGGTGGCGGCGTCGAGCTGCTCGATCTTGAGCCGCACGCCGACCGCGCCCCACATCTGCTGGAGGGCCGTCAGGAGCGCCTGGTCATCGGCGCTGCCCGAGGTCGCCATGCTGGTCACGTCGATGCCATTCGCGAAGCCGGCGGCCTTCAGCAGCGCCTTGGCCTTCTCGGGGTCATACGTGAAGCCCTTCTGGGACGCGTCGAACAGCGGCGTGCCGGACGACATGAACGACTTCATGGGCTTGCCGGTGCCGAAGGTCACCAGCTGGATCAGAGCGTTGCGATCCACGGCGTAGTTCAGCGCCTGCCGCACCCGCACGTCCGACAGGGGATTGTCGCTGCCGTCCTTGAGCTTGGGGCGATTGTTCATGATGATGTCGTTCACCTTGGTGGACGGGAACAGCACCATGTTGATCTTGGGGTCGGCCTTGAGTTCGGCCACGCGGCTGAGCGGGATGAACTCGGCGCCCTGGATCTCGCCCGCCTGGAGCTTGAGGATGCGGGTGCTGTCGTCCGGGATGATCTCGAAGCGCAGCGTATCCAGGTACGGCAGCGGCTTCTTGTCGTCGCCCAGCTTCCAGTAGTACGGGTTGCGCTTGAGCACCATGTACGAGCCGCGCTTCCACTCGCTCAGCACGAAGGGACCGGAGCCGATGGGCTTCTCGGCGAAGGCCTTGG
The DNA window shown above is from Deinococcus sp. KSM4-11 and carries:
- a CDS encoding ABC transporter substrate-binding protein, whose translation is MNRLSRATLAIAAALTVSHSLAATRGGTLVFGRYADSLFLDPVLNDANLDIWILTNLYDTLLQPTADGKRVQPGLASRYAVSADGKTMTLTLRSGIKFADGSPITAADVKWSLDRARNPDNGAWNGLISSIDSVAASGNTVTLSLKRPDPSLPSALATFNTGIMPQKLFAAAPGANDAAKAKAFAEKPIGSGPFVLSEWKRGSYMVLKRNPYYWKLGDDKKPLPYLDTLRFEIIPDDSTRILKLQAGEIQGAEFIPLSRVAELKADPKINMVLFPSTKVNDIIMNNRPKLKDGSDNPLSDVRVRQALNYAVDRNALIQLVTFGTGKPMKSFMSSGTPLFDASQKGFTYDPEKAKALLKAAGFANGIDVTSMATSGSADDQALLTALQQMWGAVGVRLKIEQLDAATKTARYRANDFQMRTGAWTDDIADPSEITGYYAVKGETEAAHTGFSDPTIEKLFVQSQQETDKTKRAALYKQIQTLYTAASPTIYLFETPYAVALLKSVKGFNQIPLGNNIFERTSIEK
- a CDS encoding ABC transporter permease, producing the protein MHSSYVIRRLLQIIPLFLAVMVLVFLLVHLIPGDPVSTLLGDRATPDIVARANRELGLDKPLIVQFGLFVNQVLHGNLGESINLKVPVLRLIADRLPITLFLTVYAALLGVLMAVPLAVLAAVRRNTWVDAVIRAVFQVGLSLPVFYVALQLLTLLGARLGWFPIGGYGETFGDHLYHLFLPALTLGLNLAAVLVRTLRSAVIEVLTAEYVEFARAKGMSARVILSRHVLRNALISTVTLLGLNIGALIGGAVITETVFAIPGVGRLMVDAIFGRDYPVIQGLTLTFAVLVSLVFLVTDLVHARLDPRAELT